The Ramlibacter sp. PS4R-6 nucleotide sequence GTCGGCATCCTGCTGCCCTTCGCCACCGATGCGCAGAAGGACGTGATGGTGTCCAGCATCGGCCCCTTCTGGGACGCGAACGAGACCTGGCTGGTGCTCGGCATCGGCGTGCTGCTCATCGCCTTCCCGGTGGCGCACGGCATCGTGCTGTCGGCGCTGTACCTGCCGGTGGCCGTGATGCTCGTCGGCATCATCCTGCGCGGCGTCTCGTTCGACTTCCGCGTGAAGGCGCGCGACACCCACAAGGCGCTGTGGAACCGCCTGTTCGCGCTCGGCTCGCTGCTGGCCGCGACTGCGCAGGGCTGGATGCTGGGCAGCTACCTCACGGGCTTCGACCACGGCCTGTGGTCGTCGCTGTTCGCGTTGGGGATCGCCGCGACGCTGCCGACCGCGTACGCCACGCTGGGCGCCGGCTGGCTGATCATGAAGACCGAGGGCGAGCTGCAGAAGCGCGCGGTGCATTGGGCCCGCAAGGTGCTCTGGCCCACGGGCGCCGCGCTGGTGGCGATTTCGCTCGCGTCGCCGATGGTGAGCCACACCGTGTTCGAGCGCTGGTTCGCGATGCCGCAGTTCATCGCGCTGCTGCCGATCCCCGTGGCTTGCGCCGTCGCCTTCTTCGCCGCATGGCATGTCGTCTCGAAGCCGCGCCTCGTCGATGCCGGCTATGGCTGGATCGTGTTCGCCGCCACCGTGCTGATCTTCGTGCTGGCGTTCCTGGGGCTGGCGTACAGCCTCTACCCCTACATCGTGATCGACCGGCTCACTGCCTGGGA carries:
- a CDS encoding cytochrome d ubiquinol oxidase subunit II, coding for MFNLTFAELLPLIFMGVMGLALLAYVVLDGYDLGVGILLPFATDAQKDVMVSSIGPFWDANETWLVLGIGVLLIAFPVAHGIVLSALYLPVAVMLVGIILRGVSFDFRVKARDTHKALWNRLFALGSLLAATAQGWMLGSYLTGFDHGLWSSLFALGIAATLPTAYATLGAGWLIMKTEGELQKRAVHWARKVLWPTGAALVAISLASPMVSHTVFERWFAMPQFIALLPIPVACAVAFFAAWHVVSKPRLVDAGYGWIVFAATVLIFVLAFLGLAYSLYPYIVIDRLTAWEAAAAPKSLLFIFVGVAITLPAIVIYTVFMYRVFWGKARALTY